A window of the Choristoneura fumiferana chromosome 30, NRCan_CFum_1, whole genome shotgun sequence genome harbors these coding sequences:
- the LOC141444650 gene encoding EEF1A lysine methyltransferase 2-like, with the protein MDDTDTELNSSELGTHTYWQQAYIKEISNFEENGDPGDVWFGEDSAYRVVDWLRRNVEDKNTAVIDLGCGNGYTLSELAREGFTNLLGVDYCEEAVILAEKVSKREFPVIRFKVFDITRDDLSSLGPFGVVHDKGTYDAISLHPEDAKGHREKYIEQVAAMLDETGIFVITSCNWTEEELIKHFSEKFKLKCVIPTPQFKFGGKVGSMVSSVVFVKK; encoded by the exons ATGGACGATACCGATACGGAGTTAAATTCATCTGAACTTGGTACACACACGTATTGGCAGCAAGCTTATATTAAGGAAATTAGTAATTTTGAAGAAAATGGCGATCCCGGCGATGTTTGGTTCGGAGAAGACAGCGCATACAGAGTGGTCGACTGGTTGCGCCGCAACGTTGAAGATAAAAATACAGCTGTTATCGACttag GCTGCGGAAACGGCTACACTCTGTCGGAGCTGGCAAGAGAGGGCTTCACGAATCTGCTCGGTGTTGATTACTGCGAGGAGGCCGTCATACTTGCCGAGAAAGTGTCTAAGAGGGAATTCCCAGTTATTAGGTTCAAG GTATTCGACATAACTCGAGACGACCTGTCCAGCCTGGGACCTTTCGGGGTCGTCCACGACAAGGGCACCTATGATGCCATCAGTCTCCATCCCGAAGACGCGAAGGGTCACCGTGAGAAGTACATAGAGCAGGTGGCCGCCATGCTTGATGAGACAG GCATTTTCGTAATAACCTCCTGCAACTGGACGGAAGAAGAGTTAATTAAACATTTCAGTGAAAAATTCAAGCTGAAATGCGTTATACCAACCCCACAGTTCAAATTTGGCGGCAAAGTTGGCAGTATGGTCTCCTCAGTTGTATTCGTTAAGAAATAA